A single Populus alba chromosome 7, ASM523922v2, whole genome shotgun sequence DNA region contains:
- the LOC118032128 gene encoding rust resistance kinase Lr10 codes for MNPTRYSHADLKKMTNQFRDELGQRAYGTVFKGKLTSEIPVAVKVLSNSTEKGEEFVNEMGTMARIHHVNVVRLIGFCADGFRRALVYAKKFISSANAKNVFLGWERLHHIALGVAKGIEYLHQGCDQTILHFDIKPHNILLDNDFNPKIADFGLAKLCSKYKSAISMTTAWGTVGYIAPEVFSRNFGNVSYKSDVYSFGMLVLEMVGGRKNVDETAENGDQVYFPEWIYNLLEEGEDLRLHIEEEGDAKIAKKLAIVGLWCIQWNPADRPSMEIVVQMLEGKGDRLSTPPNPLSSTAPKRTNTGMLRRHLHQELAAISETE; via the coding sequence ATGAACCCCACAAGATACTCTCATGCTGATCTCAAAAAGATGACAAATCAATTCAGGGATGAATTGGGGCAAAGAGCTTATGGAACTGTGTTCAAAGGAAAGCTAACCAGTGAGATTCCGGTGGCTGTTAAGGTTCTAAGCAATTCAACAGAAAAAGGAGAGGAATTCGTCAACGAGATGGGAACAATGGCCAGGATTCACCATGTCAATGTAGTCCGCTTGATTGGCTTCTGTGCTGATGGATTCAGACGAGCTCTCGTTTACGCAAAGAAGTTCATATCTTCAGCAAACGCAAAGAATGTTTTCCTTGGCTGGGAAAGGCTGCATCATATTGCCCTCGGAGTAGCCAAAGGGATTGAATATCTTCACCAGGGTTGTGACCAAACAATCCTCCACTTTGATATCAAACCGCATAATATCCTGCTGGACAATGACTTCAATCCCAAGATTGCAGATTTCGGTCTGGCTAAGTTGTGTTCCAAGTATAAAAGTGCTATTTCCATGACAACAGCTTGGGGAACCGTCGGCTACATAGCACCTGAAGTGTTCTCAAGAAACTTTGGGAATGTCTCCTACAAGTCAGACGTGTACAGTTTCGGAATGTTGGTGTTAGAAATGGTTGGTGGAAGGAAAAATGTTGATGAAACAGCAGAAAATGGTGATCAAGTATACTTCCCAGAATGGATTTATAATCTCttagaagaaggagaagaccTGCGGTTGCACATCGAGGAAGAAGGGGATGCTAAAATTGCGAAGAAGCTAGCCATTGTGGGACTGTGGTGTATCCAGTGGAACCCAGCTGACCGTCCTTCCATGGAAATCGTTGTCCAGATGCTGGAAGGGAAAGGAGACAGGTTAAGTACACCTCCTAATCCTCTTAGCTCCACAGCTCCGAAGAGAACGAATACAGGTATGCTAAGGAGGCATCTTCATCAAGAGCTGGCAGCCATCTCAGAAACAGAGTAA
- the LOC118032081 gene encoding LEAF RUST 10 DISEASE-RESISTANCEUS RECEPTOR-LIKE PROTEIN KINASE-like 2.4, whose product MARLLFAGCIALLLLLLVFQNSNCKDTNLCAPSSCGNHTISYPFSLNSSQPLNCGNPLYTLHCEKNNSTVLYLDSRKYYVQAINYNNLTIRVVDAGVIQNDCSSLPDFSLAFDSLGNSIRAYNFFTLAFTTFNYITYPYTWFQYKRTGPKWFPKYKPLPLSQMMIFINCAYPVDSPLNVDTGTCLNGEKSSNVSLLMRSYVNVGGMKASDLMELCSLERMTLLPVKDSKSMSYKEIHSQLAYGFELSWHNSMCGRCAGICYIYDSNQTRCADRVSWFWITATVLVLASMFIALLQGPKFIFGSPFVIAFLIYKWRRRHLSAYDTVEEFLQTHNNLMPVVRYSYSEIEKMTRGFKEKLGEGGFGCVYKGKLRSGHSAAIKLLGKSKANGQDFINEVATIGRIRHTNVVQLVGFCAEGSKRALVYDFMPNGSLNNFIFSQERSVSLSWEKLHEISLGVAHGIQYLHRGCEMQILHFDIKPHNIFLDEHFTPKVADFGLARLCPTNESLKSLTAARGTIGYMAPELFYKNIGRVSYKADVYSFGMLLLEMAGRRKNLNALAENSSQIYWPYWVHDQVSNEKAIELGDGSTEEEKKIVKKMIIVGLWCIQMNPMNRPAMNEVVEMLEGDIESLQLPPTPVLNLDEKPMNTGGESSSMSDYSSESVSLVENAYN is encoded by the exons ATGGCTAGGCTCCTCTTTGCTGGCTGCATAGCCTTACTCCTCCTGCTGCTAGTCTTCCAAAACAGTAACTGCAAGGATACCAATCTCTGTGCCCCTTCTTCATGTGGAAATCATACTATTAGCTACCCCTTTAGCCTAAACAGTAGTCAACCATTAAACTGTGGAAACCCTCTCTATACCCTCCATTGCGAGAAAAATAACTCCACAGTTTTGTATTTAGACTCACGAAAATACTACGTGCAGGCAATCAACTACAACAACTTGACAATCCGAGTGGTTGATGCTGGTGTTATACAAAATGATTGCTCTTCTCTTCCTGATTTTTCTTTAGCATTTGATAGCCTAGGTAATTCCATAAgggcatataatttttttactttagcaTTCACAACGTTCAATTATATCACATATCCATATACATGGTTTCAATACAAAAGGACAGGGCCGAAATGGTTTCCCAAATACAAGCCTCTCCCGTTATCGCAGATGATGATTTTCATAAACTGCGCATATCCAGTGGATTCTCCTCTGAACGTAGACACTGGTACTTGCCTTAATGGAGAAAAATCTTCCAATGTTTCACTCTTGATGCGTTCTTATGTGAACGTTGGTGGGATGAAGGCTTCGGATCTGATGGAACTGTGCAGCTTAGAGAGGATGACGTTGTTGCCAGTCAAGGATTCCAAGAGCATGTCCTATAAGGAAATTCACAGTCAGCTGGCATATGGTTTTGAGCTTTCATGGCACAATAGCATGTGTGGAAGGTGTGCAGGTATTTGCTACATCTATGATTCGAACCAGACACGCTGCGCAG ACAGAGTTTCTTGGTTCTGGATAACCGCAA CCGTGCTGGTGCTTGCATCCATGTTCATTG CACTACTTCAGGGGCCAAAATTTATCTTTGGGAGTCCGTTTGTGATTGCATTCTTGATCTATAAATGGCGACGAAGACATCTATCAGCATATGACACAGTTGAGGAATTCCTACAGACTCATAACAATCTTATGCCAGTCGTGAGGTATTCTTATTCGGAGATTGAGAAGATGACCAGAGGTTTCAAGGAAAAGTTGGGTGAAGGAGGTTTTGGTTGCGTGTATAAAGGAAAGCTTCGCAGTGGACATTCTGCAGCGATAAAATTGCTGGGAAAATCCAAGGCTAATGGACAAGATTTCATCAATGAAGTCGCTACCATTGGAAGGATTCGCCACACCAATGTAGTGCAACTAGTTGGTTTTTGTGCTGAGGGATCAAAGCGCGCTCTTGTATATGATTTCATGCCCAATGGATCTctcaataatttcattttttctcaaGAAAGATCTGTCTCCTTAAGCTGGGAAAAACTGCATGAGATTTCCCTTGGAGTGGCTCATGGCATCCAATATCTACATCGAGGTTGTGAGATGCAGATCCTACATTTTGACATCAAGCCTCACAACATTTTTCTCGATGAACATTTCACTCCAAAAGTTGCTGATTTTGGACTTGCTAGGTTGTGTCCAACAAATGAGAGTCTTAAATCTCTCACTGCAGCAAGGGGAACGATAGGATACATGGCGCCAGAACTGTTCTACAAGAACATCGGGCGTGTCTCATACAAAGCTGATGTTTATAGCTTTGGAATGTTGCTGTTGGAAATGGCAGGCAGAAGGAAGAATCTGAACGCATTGGCAGAGAATTCAAGCCAGATTTACTGGCCATATTGGGTTCATGACCAAGTCTCTAATGAGAAGGCTATAGAACTTGGAGATGGTAGCAcggaagaggaaaaaaagataGTCAAGAAGATGATTATTGTAGGGTTGTGGTGTATACAAATGAACCCTATGAATCGGCCCGCAATGAACGAAGTTGTTGAGATGCTTGAAGGAGACATTGAAAGCCTGCAACTGCCTCCGACACCTGTTCTAAATCTAGATGAGAAGCCAATGAACACTGGTGGAGAGTCATCTTCCATGTCTGATTATTCTTCGGAATCAGTCAGCTTGGTTGAAAATGCATATAATTAA